One stretch of Weissella koreensis KACC 15510 DNA includes these proteins:
- the rpmB gene encoding 50S ribosomal protein L28, whose translation MAVDAVNGKRTRFGNQRSHALNSSRRSWKPNLQKVTVKINGAAPKKVYLSARTLKAGLKNGSIERV comes from the coding sequence ATGGCAGTTGATGCAGTCAACGGAAAGCGTACGCGCTTCGGTAACCAACGTTCACACGCCCTTAACTCAAGCCGTCGTAGCTGGAAGCCAAACTTGCAAAAGGTAACCGTTAAAATTAACGGAGCAGCACCTAAAAAAGTTTACTTATCAGCCCGTACTTTGAAGGCTGGGTTGAAGAACGGTTCAATCGAACGTGTTTAA
- a CDS encoding Mur ligase family protein, translating into MVLTSEQITNVLSDEGLLVQAPEDQERVFQTISYNSKQVESDSLFIIKGELPAKYLEEALRKGANGIVTQQKPVLNDITIPIWYVEDSLAAMSILSMTYYDYPQRSLNLIGVTGTKGKTSTTYMIYDILKHATDNKVALSSTISQITGPKPENHYRAHLTTPESLDLFKLMREAVDNGMTHMVMEVSSQAFKMRRVYGLRYNVGIFLNISPDHVGENEHPTFEDYLAHKMMLIDHSDQIILNAESQHFSELMARATELIPRDGIWLYGAQQDDGVKPDLEFRTNSANLSGSNFDLIEMNQQAQRLNIQGNYDLDLPGDFNESNATAAALASRLVGADPDAIEAGLEEVQIPGRMQMFSTQKHGTIYVDYAHNYASIAALLKFVRSNEAVKVLRVVVGAPGNKGVSRRPGIGKALSEGADVAILTADDPQFEDPSAIADEIEQNIINPKVEILREMDRSLAIERAISASGINDVVVIAAKGLDEYQKVNGVDTPYENDWNVAQRVVSELEN; encoded by the coding sequence ATGGTATTAACATCAGAGCAAATAACTAATGTATTATCAGATGAAGGATTATTAGTACAGGCACCAGAAGATCAAGAACGTGTCTTTCAAACGATTAGTTATAATTCAAAGCAAGTGGAATCAGATTCTCTTTTTATTATTAAAGGGGAATTACCTGCTAAATATTTAGAAGAGGCCTTACGAAAAGGGGCAAATGGAATTGTTACCCAACAAAAGCCAGTATTAAATGATATAACAATTCCAATCTGGTATGTTGAAGATAGTTTGGCGGCTATGAGTATTTTAAGTATGACTTATTATGATTATCCTCAACGTTCCCTAAACTTAATTGGTGTGACGGGAACAAAAGGGAAGACTTCAACGACATACATGATTTATGATATTTTAAAACATGCTACAGATAATAAAGTCGCCTTGTCATCAACAATTAGTCAGATTACTGGACCAAAACCAGAAAATCATTACCGTGCTCATTTGACAACACCAGAATCATTAGATCTATTTAAATTAATGCGCGAAGCTGTTGATAATGGCATGACACATATGGTGATGGAAGTTTCTTCACAAGCGTTTAAAATGCGACGGGTTTATGGCCTCCGATATAACGTTGGTATTTTTTTGAATATTTCTCCTGATCATGTCGGAGAAAATGAACATCCGACATTTGAAGACTACTTAGCACATAAAATGATGTTAATTGATCATTCTGATCAGATTATTTTGAATGCAGAAAGTCAACATTTTTCAGAATTGATGGCTCGAGCTACAGAGTTAATTCCTCGTGATGGGATTTGGCTTTATGGAGCGCAACAAGATGATGGAGTTAAACCGGACTTAGAATTTAGGACAAATTCTGCTAATTTAAGCGGTTCAAATTTTGATCTGATTGAAATGAATCAACAGGCACAAAGACTAAATATTCAAGGAAATTATGATCTAGATTTGCCAGGCGATTTTAACGAAAGTAATGCCACTGCGGCAGCTTTAGCAAGTCGGTTAGTCGGTGCTGATCCAGATGCAATTGAAGCTGGATTAGAAGAAGTTCAAATTCCTGGAAGAATGCAAATGTTTTCGACGCAAAAGCATGGGACAATCTATGTGGATTATGCACATAACTATGCCTCAATTGCGGCCTTATTAAAATTCGTACGATCAAATGAAGCAGTAAAGGTCTTACGCGTAGTGGTTGGGGCTCCTGGAAATAAAGGGGTTTCTCGTCGCCCAGGCATTGGGAAAGCTTTAAGTGAAGGAGCTGATGTTGCCATTTTAACGGCGGATGATCCTCAATTTGAAGATCCTTCAGCCATTGCGGATGAGATTGAACAAAATATTATAAATCCAAAGGTAGAAATTTTAAGAGAAATGGATCGTTCGCTTGCTATTGAACGAGCGATTAGTGCTTCTGGAATTAATGATGTTGTAGTAATAGCAGCAAAAGGTCTAGATGAATATCAAAAAGTTAATGGGGTGGATACCCCATATGAAAATGACTGGAATGTTGCACAACGAGTTGTTTCAGAGCTGGAAAATTAA
- the htpX gene encoding zinc metalloprotease HtpX: MLYDQISQNKRKTVLLFIGFFIFLAIVGAALGYFMWRSVSMGLMITLVVGIVYVGYIYSQSTDIVMQMNHAQELQGPDDAPELWHIVEDMALVANVPMPRVFIVDDPSPNAFATGNNPKNAAVAATTGILQRLNRTELEGVMAHEMTHVRNYDIRIQTLAVALTSVIALLANFGTNFMFWGGGRRDDEDNNSNNILGIIVSLLVLILAPIMGTVVQLAISRNREYLADAGAVELTRNPQGLISALQKISQSEPMQEDNVAPSSAGLYISNPLSRDKMNNLFSTHPPMEQRIAALEKL; this comes from the coding sequence ATGTTGTATGACCAGATTAGTCAAAATAAGCGAAAAACGGTGTTGTTATTTATCGGATTCTTTATCTTTTTGGCAATTGTAGGAGCGGCTTTGGGCTACTTTATGTGGCGATCAGTGTCTATGGGGTTAATGATTACCTTGGTTGTAGGAATTGTTTATGTTGGTTACATCTATAGCCAATCGACTGATATTGTAATGCAAATGAATCATGCTCAGGAGTTGCAAGGTCCAGATGATGCACCAGAACTGTGGCACATTGTGGAAGATATGGCTTTAGTAGCAAATGTTCCAATGCCGCGTGTTTTTATTGTTGATGATCCTTCGCCAAATGCATTTGCAACTGGTAATAATCCTAAAAATGCAGCAGTTGCAGCCACGACTGGAATTCTACAACGATTAAATCGGACAGAATTAGAAGGCGTTATGGCTCATGAAATGACGCACGTACGAAATTATGATATTCGGATTCAAACATTGGCAGTTGCTTTAACATCAGTAATTGCCTTGTTAGCTAACTTTGGAACTAATTTTATGTTTTGGGGTGGCGGACGTCGAGACGATGAAGACAATAACAGTAATAATATTTTAGGTATAATTGTTTCATTACTGGTACTGATCTTAGCTCCTATTATGGGAACTGTTGTCCAACTTGCTATTTCGCGAAATCGCGAATATTTGGCTGATGCTGGTGCTGTTGAGTTAACACGAAATCCGCAAGGGCTGATTTCAGCTTTACAAAAAATATCGCAGAGCGAACCTATGCAAGAAGATAATGTCGCGCCATCGAGCGCAGGATTATATATTAGTAATCCTTTAAGTCGAGATAAGATGAACAATCTATTTTCGACTCATCCACCGATGGAACAAAGAATTGCAGCACTTGAAAAGTTATAA
- the rpe gene encoding ribulose-phosphate 3-epimerase has translation MSIKVAPSILAADYLNLEQDVKLVEKAGAEYLHIDVMDGMFVPSISYGPGWVKALKPKTNMVLDVHLMVEQPERYIDTFVEAGADILGVHYEATQHLHRALQQINEHGIKSEVVINPATPVSSIAPVLHMVDQVLVMTVNPGFGGQKFLPETLAKIAELSELKTKNGYHYDIEIDGGANDETTKLAYEAGATVAVAGSYVYDKVDPAAKVARLKEVTK, from the coding sequence ATGTCAATTAAAGTAGCACCATCAATTTTAGCAGCTGATTATTTGAACTTAGAACAAGATGTCAAGCTTGTTGAGAAAGCAGGCGCTGAATATTTGCATATTGATGTGATGGACGGAATGTTTGTACCATCTATTTCATATGGTCCAGGGTGGGTGAAAGCCTTGAAGCCAAAAACTAACATGGTCTTGGATGTGCACCTAATGGTTGAACAACCAGAACGTTATATTGATACTTTCGTTGAAGCTGGGGCAGATATTTTAGGTGTTCATTATGAAGCTACTCAACATCTTCACCGAGCATTACAACAAATTAATGAGCATGGGATCAAATCTGAGGTTGTAATCAACCCAGCAACACCTGTTTCATCAATTGCACCAGTATTACATATGGTTGACCAAGTATTGGTTATGACTGTTAATCCTGGCTTCGGGGGACAAAAATTCTTGCCCGAAACTTTAGCTAAGATTGCTGAATTATCTGAATTAAAGACTAAAAATGGATATCATTATGATATTGAAATTGATGGTGGTGCCAATGATGAGACGACTAAGCTAGCTTACGAAGCAGGTGCTACTGTTGCTGTTGCTGGTTCATATGTTTATGACAAAGTTGATCCTGCAGCTAAGGTTGCACGTTTAAAGGAAGTCACTAAGTAA
- a CDS encoding thiamine diphosphokinase — MQAQDKTNPLIRLLVGGPQSEWPLELKNGSLSGPWVAADRGALYLMKLGITPILTFGDLDSIHFEHHSDLASKLPEIISKEEQVQTDAEAILQVIEQKYQPKLIEIYGATGGRLDHLLHNILMFAKPNLKRIADQCRIIDKNNVIDFYLPGNYTIEKISGMKYVGFAAIEPVTGLTLIDEKYPLTDWNGPVTIWGSNEFVGETNHFSFKSGLIAVIQSKDAD, encoded by the coding sequence ATGCAGGCACAGGATAAAACTAATCCATTAATTCGATTACTAGTTGGTGGACCTCAGTCTGAATGGCCGTTAGAGTTAAAAAATGGATCTTTATCGGGACCATGGGTGGCTGCTGATCGTGGCGCACTATATTTAATGAAGCTAGGCATAACTCCTATATTAACGTTTGGTGACTTAGATTCAATTCATTTTGAACATCATTCTGATCTTGCATCGAAATTGCCGGAAATAATTAGCAAAGAAGAACAAGTTCAAACAGACGCTGAGGCAATTTTGCAGGTAATTGAACAAAAATACCAGCCAAAATTGATTGAAATATATGGTGCAACTGGTGGTCGTTTAGATCATTTGTTGCATAATATTTTGATGTTTGCGAAGCCTAATTTGAAAAGAATAGCCGATCAGTGTCGTATTATTGATAAAAATAATGTGATTGATTTCTATCTTCCTGGTAATTATACTATTGAAAAGATTTCTGGGATGAAATATGTTGGATTTGCCGCGATTGAACCTGTCACTGGATTAACGTTAATTGATGAAAAATATCCTTTAACTGATTGGAATGGTCCAGTCACTATTTGGGGATCTAATGAATTTGTGGGTGAAACAAACCATTTTTCATTTAAATCGGGACTTATTGCGGTCATTCAATCTAAAGATGCCGACTAA
- the rsgA gene encoding ribosome small subunit-dependent GTPase A, with amino-acid sequence MTNYHGQIHLSLAGFYDVLTDDGKMKRTRARGNFRKKGLTPLVGDFVEFSADADQDGYLLKIDARKNSLVRPPVANVDQAILVTAVKLPDFSTNLLDRQLVALEDDGIEPIIYFSKIDLLTPVEYENLAEVVVGYRNAGYQVVLPEKSFDEPSLKELREILNEGLSVVMGQTGAGKSTLLNHLNETLNLATGEVSQALSRGKHTTRQVSLVAMGQGWVADTPGFSTFEVFKMKARDLTKYFREINQYSSQCRFRGCVHLNEPNCAVKEAVENGEIMQSRYNNYKLFYDLIEDRRPVYNKHDKKH; translated from the coding sequence ATGACCAATTATCATGGACAAATTCATCTATCATTAGCTGGATTTTATGATGTTTTAACGGATGACGGCAAAATGAAACGAACTCGAGCACGCGGGAATTTCAGGAAAAAAGGTTTGACACCTTTGGTTGGTGATTTTGTGGAGTTTTCCGCTGATGCTGATCAAGATGGTTATTTGTTAAAAATTGATGCACGTAAAAATAGTTTAGTTCGACCACCCGTGGCCAATGTTGATCAAGCGATTTTAGTAACAGCAGTTAAGTTGCCTGATTTTTCAACCAATTTATTAGATCGACAATTGGTAGCATTAGAAGATGATGGAATTGAACCGATTATTTATTTTTCTAAAATCGATTTATTAACACCAGTGGAGTATGAAAATTTAGCCGAAGTAGTTGTTGGTTATCGAAATGCTGGTTATCAGGTGGTCTTGCCAGAAAAATCATTTGATGAACCTAGCTTAAAAGAATTACGGGAGATTTTAAACGAGGGGTTAAGTGTAGTGATGGGGCAAACAGGAGCTGGTAAATCAACACTGTTAAACCATCTAAATGAAACGCTAAATCTTGCTACAGGAGAAGTGTCACAGGCCTTAAGCCGTGGGAAACACACTACTAGACAAGTGAGCTTAGTTGCAATGGGACAAGGATGGGTTGCAGATACACCTGGTTTTTCTACTTTTGAAGTTTTCAAAATGAAAGCTCGGGATTTAACCAAATATTTCCGTGAAATTAACCAATATTCTAGCCAATGCCGTTTTCGCGGATGTGTCCATTTGAATGAGCCAAATTGCGCAGTAAAGGAAGCCGTTGAGAATGGTGAAATAATGCAATCAAGATATAATAACTATAAATTGTTTTATGATTTGATTGAAGACCGCCGGCCGGTATATAATAAACATGATAAAAAACATTAA
- a CDS encoding phospho-sugar mutase produces MSWEETYKIWSEKHDLPADLKADLANMQNDSEREDAFYTPLSFGTAGMRGILGAGINRMNIYTVRQATEGLSQLIDSFNDDAIKARGVAISYDSRHYSQEFAQEAGRVLGAHGIKAFVFESLRPTPELSFAVRHLNTYAGIMITASHNPKNYNGYKIYGEDGGQMPPKESDIITDAIRQVDMFNVPVANLDDLRAKDLYQDLSDDLDQAYLENVKTVSINHELIDTVGRDMKLVYSPLHGTGAMITGQALENAGFKNVLMVPEQKEPNGDFPTVELPNPEDPKALAMGIELAKQEGADVVIAVDPDADRMGTAVRQPSGEYVMLTGNQIGAVLMNYILTAQKEANKLPENGVLVKSIVSSEFAADIAASFGIETINVLTGFKYIAEQIKNYEINHDHTFLFGFEESYGYLVKPFARDKDSVQATILMAEVAAYYKSLGKTVYDGVQELFEKFGYFVENTKSLTFKGIDGKEQIEQLIAKFRQETPKHFGSLNVIKVEDFAAGTETDMQTGAVQKITLPTAEVLKYWLSDGSWVAVRPSGTEPKIKFYVGTKGATSAEADDQLTAIQATIATYL; encoded by the coding sequence ATGAGTTGGGAAGAAACATATAAAATTTGGTCAGAAAAGCACGATTTACCTGCCGATTTAAAAGCTGATTTAGCTAACATGCAAAATGATAGTGAACGAGAGGATGCTTTTTATACACCATTAAGTTTTGGAACAGCTGGAATGCGTGGGATCCTTGGGGCTGGAATTAATCGGATGAACATTTATACTGTTCGTCAAGCCACTGAAGGCCTTTCACAGTTAATTGATTCATTTAATGATGACGCTATAAAAGCACGTGGTGTAGCAATTTCATATGATTCAAGACATTATTCACAGGAATTTGCTCAAGAAGCAGGACGCGTGTTGGGAGCGCATGGTATCAAAGCGTTCGTCTTTGAAAGCCTTCGACCAACGCCAGAGCTATCATTTGCGGTTAGACATTTAAATACTTATGCAGGAATTATGATTACAGCTTCTCATAATCCTAAAAACTACAATGGTTATAAGATATATGGTGAAGATGGTGGGCAGATGCCACCTAAAGAGTCTGATATCATTACTGATGCAATTCGACAGGTTGATATGTTTAATGTTCCAGTGGCTAACTTAGATGATTTACGAGCTAAAGATTTATATCAAGATTTATCTGATGATTTAGATCAAGCTTATCTTGAAAACGTTAAAACAGTATCAATTAATCATGAATTAATCGACACTGTTGGGCGTGATATGAAGTTAGTCTACTCACCTTTGCATGGAACTGGGGCGATGATTACTGGTCAAGCTTTAGAAAATGCAGGTTTTAAAAATGTATTAATGGTTCCAGAACAAAAAGAACCAAATGGTGATTTCCCAACTGTTGAATTACCTAATCCCGAGGATCCAAAAGCTTTGGCTATGGGGATTGAACTAGCTAAACAAGAAGGTGCTGATGTAGTAATCGCTGTTGACCCCGATGCTGATCGAATGGGAACTGCCGTACGTCAACCATCTGGTGAATATGTTATGTTGACGGGTAATCAAATTGGTGCAGTTTTGATGAATTATATCTTAACTGCTCAAAAGGAAGCTAATAAGTTACCTGAAAATGGGGTGTTAGTTAAGTCAATCGTTTCTTCAGAATTTGCTGCAGATATTGCTGCCAGCTTTGGGATTGAGACTATTAACGTTTTGACTGGATTTAAATATATTGCTGAACAGATTAAAAATTATGAAATTAACCATGATCATACTTTTCTCTTTGGTTTTGAAGAATCATATGGTTACTTGGTAAAGCCGTTTGCACGTGATAAAGATTCAGTTCAAGCAACAATTTTGATGGCTGAAGTGGCCGCTTACTATAAATCACTTGGTAAAACTGTCTATGATGGTGTCCAAGAATTATTTGAAAAATTTGGTTATTTTGTTGAAAACACTAAGTCATTGACCTTTAAGGGTATTGATGGAAAAGAACAAATTGAACAATTAATTGCTAAATTCCGTCAAGAAACACCTAAACATTTTGGTTCATTGAATGTTATTAAGGTCGAGGACTTTGCAGCTGGAACTGAAACTGATATGCAAACAGGGGCAGTTCAAAAAATAACATTACCAACTGCAGAAGTATTGAAATATTGGTTGTCTGATGGTTCATGGGTAGCTGTTCGCCCTTCAGGAACTGAGCCAAAGATTAAGTTTTACGTGGGGACGAAAGGCGCAACATCCGCTGAGGCTGATGATCAATTAACTGCCATTCAAGCCACGATTGCAACTTATCTTTAA
- a CDS encoding LemA family protein, translating into MSILILIVIIVVLVIAYVVIYNGLVSARMHTKESWAQIDVQLKRRNDLIPNLIETVKGYAKYEQGTLEKVIGLRNQLMEIPANDQEATMEVSNQLSSALKSVFALSEAYPDLKANQQYTNLMEELTNTENKIAYSRQLFNSTTSNYNAKIQMFPTSIVAKMGHFEPSAFLEVPSEEKVAPKVSFNDQGI; encoded by the coding sequence ATGAGTATACTTATTTTAATTGTAATAATAGTAGTATTAGTGATTGCTTATGTAGTCATTTATAATGGCTTAGTTTCAGCACGGATGCACACTAAGGAGTCATGGGCTCAAATTGATGTTCAATTGAAGCGACGTAATGATTTGATTCCAAATTTAATTGAGACGGTTAAGGGTTATGCCAAGTATGAACAAGGTACTTTGGAAAAAGTAATAGGTTTGCGAAACCAATTGATGGAGATTCCAGCAAATGATCAAGAAGCAACTATGGAGGTTTCTAATCAATTATCATCAGCTTTGAAATCTGTTTTTGCTTTATCAGAAGCCTATCCTGATTTAAAAGCTAATCAGCAATATACTAATTTGATGGAAGAATTAACTAATACTGAAAATAAAATTGCATATTCTCGTCAATTATTTAATTCAACAACTTCAAATTACAATGCGAAGATTCAAATGTTTCCAACTTCAATTGTTGCTAAGATGGGACATTTTGAACCGTCTGCTTTCTTAGAAGTTCCTAGTGAGGAAAAAGTCGCACCAAAAGTTTCATTTAATGATCAAGGAATATAA
- a CDS encoding bifunctional folylpolyglutamate synthase/dihydrofolate synthase produces the protein MVGREDYSKINKKITAAKAVKPSLARVGMISEILSWLGNPDKRLRIIHIAGTNGKGSTGTMLKSILQESQYHVGHFSAPAIQDDLTMITIDGQPIGQKDVVKIVHEITLQIKKHDGDFSLLSTFEWWVLIALVYFAQQDTQFVILEEGPGGSNDVTNAVRTPYLIAYTKISVDNICSTGSTLKQVANEYAKIIKPGALIVSYPGQDYDVQKVLHEQTDAVHAFWNPYPLPQITILSTAPQGLSLKIDDIPDIHLPLAGAYQASNLSTVLQIVNYLQQKGFQLSKDKTMAALSNISIPGRMEYVADRNILYDGASNLDGISGLRDSIKAWHLPFKPVFVLGLLDDRNAHEIIDLVASIASTIIAVTPESKEGMSAEAMASYCLHNTKNNIDVEIADDPSAAIQLARKYRASSNALIVVTGSIYTLRAIFNEEEG, from the coding sequence ATGGTTGGTCGTGAAGATTACAGTAAAATTAATAAAAAAATTACAGCTGCGAAAGCTGTAAAACCTTCGTTAGCCCGCGTGGGTATGATTAGCGAAATTTTATCGTGGTTAGGGAATCCAGATAAACGGCTACGAATTATTCATATTGCTGGGACCAATGGTAAAGGATCAACAGGAACTATGCTGAAAAGCATCCTACAGGAGAGTCAGTACCATGTTGGCCATTTTTCGGCACCAGCCATTCAAGATGATTTAACGATGATCACCATTGATGGTCAACCAATTGGTCAAAAAGATGTGGTCAAAATTGTTCATGAAATTACACTCCAAATTAAAAAACATGATGGTGATTTTTCACTACTCAGCACTTTTGAGTGGTGGGTTCTGATCGCCTTAGTTTATTTTGCACAACAAGATACTCAATTTGTAATCTTAGAAGAGGGGCCAGGAGGAAGTAATGATGTCACTAATGCGGTCCGAACCCCCTATTTAATTGCGTATACTAAAATTTCAGTTGATAATATTTGTTCAACGGGCTCAACTTTAAAACAAGTAGCTAATGAGTATGCCAAAATTATAAAGCCAGGTGCATTAATTGTTAGTTACCCAGGTCAAGATTATGATGTTCAAAAAGTTTTGCATGAACAGACTGATGCAGTTCATGCATTTTGGAACCCTTACCCATTGCCTCAGATAACGATTCTATCTACTGCACCACAGGGATTATCATTAAAAATTGATGATATTCCTGATATTCATTTACCATTGGCCGGAGCATATCAAGCTAGTAATTTAAGTACGGTGCTTCAAATCGTTAATTATTTACAGCAAAAAGGGTTCCAATTGTCCAAGGATAAGACAATGGCAGCTTTATCTAACATATCAATTCCTGGGCGGATGGAATATGTTGCTGATCGTAATATATTGTATGATGGTGCTAGTAATTTAGATGGAATTAGCGGATTAAGAGATTCAATTAAAGCTTGGCATTTACCATTTAAACCTGTTTTTGTTTTAGGGTTATTGGATGATCGAAATGCACATGAAATAATTGATTTGGTAGCTAGTATCGCGTCAACAATTATTGCCGTAACCCCTGAGTCAAAAGAGGGGATGTCGGCTGAAGCAATGGCATCATATTGTCTACACAACACTAAAAATAATATAGATGTTGAAATTGCCGATGATCCTAGTGCAGCAATACAATTAGCCCGTAAGTATCGAGCTTCATCGAATGCTTTAATTGTTGTGACGGGATCAATTTATACATTAAGAGCAATTTTTAACGAGGAAGAGGGATAA
- a CDS encoding DAK2 domain-containing protein — MEVVTEITNVEFGKMINAAANTLQDNAEKINKLNVFPVPDGDTGTNMTLSMASGAEYERDETDLRLGSLAKATSKGLLMGARGNSGVILSQIFRGFANAVKDEEVLTARTFANGLMGGAETAYKAVMKPTEGTILTVIREAASAANNAAKQSDNVVEIAKAAYDASEKALASTPDLLPVLKEVGVVDSGGQGLVIVLEAFYAVLSGQEIKHNAVDNAGLEAMIQDLHNTGVQGELNPDSIKYGYCTEMMVDLAVGTTYDTEFDYDQFYDYLANLGDSLLVINDEEVVKVHIHTEHPGKVFEWGLKYGSLRKTKVDNMRYQQVEASMAAQKAKDEQKNEPLQVELAVIGIAAGDGVQDLFKTSGANIIIDSTQAPSTSDIVSAIKDSGAKQAIVLPNDSNIFMAADQAKSMLDIPVEIIKTRTVQQGLTALLVGFNPDASLVDNAKNMTLALADVKSGSVTTSVRDTTIGGLEIHVGDAIGLLDGDIVVAEPAGDIKAAAQKLLEKMLDEDDEIVTLIYGADSTKSEAEELANYIEELDSEMEVEIHSGNQPLYPIYLAVE; from the coding sequence GTGGAAGTTGTAACAGAAATTACAAACGTTGAATTTGGTAAAATGATCAACGCTGCAGCAAATACATTGCAAGATAATGCAGAAAAAATTAATAAATTAAATGTTTTTCCAGTTCCAGATGGGGATACGGGAACTAATATGACTTTGTCGATGGCTTCTGGAGCTGAGTATGAGCGTGATGAAACTGATTTGCGCCTTGGTTCTTTAGCTAAGGCAACCTCAAAAGGTTTATTGATGGGCGCTCGTGGAAACTCTGGAGTTATTCTATCTCAAATTTTCCGTGGGTTTGCTAATGCCGTTAAAGATGAAGAGGTATTGACAGCCCGGACTTTTGCTAATGGTTTAATGGGTGGAGCTGAAACGGCCTATAAAGCTGTTATGAAGCCCACTGAGGGGACTATTTTAACTGTTATTCGCGAGGCAGCATCAGCAGCAAATAATGCAGCTAAACAATCTGATAACGTAGTTGAAATTGCAAAAGCAGCTTATGATGCTTCTGAAAAGGCTTTAGCATCTACACCTGATTTGCTTCCTGTTTTAAAGGAAGTGGGTGTGGTTGATTCTGGTGGACAAGGGTTAGTTATTGTTCTTGAAGCATTTTATGCTGTTTTGTCTGGTCAAGAAATCAAGCATAATGCTGTTGATAATGCTGGTCTTGAAGCTATGATTCAAGATTTGCATAATACTGGAGTTCAGGGTGAGCTTAATCCAGATAGTATTAAATATGGTTATTGTACTGAAATGATGGTCGATCTTGCTGTTGGAACAACTTATGATACTGAATTTGATTATGATCAATTTTACGATTACTTAGCTAATTTAGGTGATTCATTGTTGGTTATTAATGATGAAGAAGTTGTTAAAGTTCATATTCATACTGAGCATCCAGGAAAAGTCTTTGAATGGGGCTTGAAGTATGGGTCGTTACGTAAGACTAAAGTTGATAACATGCGTTATCAACAAGTAGAAGCATCTATGGCAGCGCAAAAAGCTAAAGATGAACAAAAGAATGAACCACTTCAAGTTGAATTGGCAGTCATTGGAATTGCAGCTGGTGATGGTGTACAAGACCTCTTTAAGACGTCAGGGGCTAATATTATTATTGATAGTACCCAAGCACCATCAACATCTGATATTGTTTCAGCGATTAAAGATAGTGGAGCCAAACAAGCAATTGTTTTGCCAAATGATTCCAATATCTTTATGGCAGCTGATCAAGCCAAGTCGATGTTAGACATTCCGGTTGAAATTATTAAAACCAGAACAGTTCAACAAGGGTTAACAGCCTTGCTAGTTGGTTTCAATCCAGATGCATCGTTAGTAGATAATGCTAAAAATATGACTTTGGCACTTGCTGATGTTAAGTCTGGTTCTGTCACAACTTCAGTACGAGATACAACAATTGGTGGGTTAGAGATTCATGTTGGTGATGCGATTGGCCTTTTGGATGGAGACATCGTTGTCGCCGAACCTGCGGGTGATATAAAAGCAGCAGCCCAAAAATTGCTGGAAAAAATGTTAGATGAGGATGATGAAATTGTTACATTAATTTATGGAGCAGATTCAACTAAGTCTGAGGCTGAAGAGTTGGCTAACTATATTGAAGAATTAGATAGTGAGATGGAAGTCGAAATTCATTCTGGAAATCAACCTCTTTATCCTATTTATTTGGCAGTAGAATAA
- a CDS encoding Asp23/Gls24 family envelope stress response protein, producing MAVKIQTEQGTVQIENDVIAKIVGGAATDNYGVVGMASQNPLRDGINQALSGDNYAKGVVVRETETGIAVDVYVIVGYGMKISEISKSVQARVKNDLSSMLGIIADEVNVIVQGVRILGE from the coding sequence ATGGCAGTAAAGATTCAAACCGAACAAGGAACCGTTCAAATTGAAAATGATGTAATTGCTAAAATTGTTGGTGGCGCAGCAACTGATAATTATGGTGTGGTTGGGATGGCCAGCCAAAATCCTTTACGTGATGGAATTAACCAAGCTTTGAGTGGAGACAATTATGCTAAAGGGGTAGTTGTTCGTGAGACTGAAACTGGAATTGCTGTAGATGTTTATGTGATTGTGGGTTATGGAATGAAGATCTCAGAAATATCAAAGAGCGTGCAAGCACGTGTTAAAAATGATTTAAGTAGTATGCTGGGAATTATCGCCGATGAAGTCAATGTGATTGTCCAAGGCGTTCGTATTTTGGGTGAATAA